A window from Sinorhizobium fredii encodes these proteins:
- a CDS encoding pyrimidine dimer DNA glycosylase/endonuclease V encodes MTRINCIPPSELSGPHLLAEYRELPRVFALVRAAIARGETPGDPRNPPAYTLGKGHVRFFYSRLSYLAKRQASLIAEMQRRGYRPTYREAEDLLSGFPSEWCNDWNPTSEAMTVNRERIRERLAGTARRDAGHAADDSPALHSLQCCDATLSLLNQPE; translated from the coding sequence GTGACCAGAATAAACTGCATTCCACCTTCGGAACTGAGTGGCCCGCATCTGCTCGCCGAATATCGCGAACTGCCGCGCGTCTTTGCGCTCGTGCGGGCGGCCATCGCGCGCGGCGAGACCCCGGGCGATCCACGAAATCCGCCCGCCTATACGCTCGGCAAGGGCCATGTCCGGTTCTTCTACAGCCGGCTTTCCTACCTCGCCAAGCGGCAGGCGAGCCTGATCGCGGAAATGCAGCGGCGTGGCTATCGGCCGACCTATCGCGAGGCCGAAGACCTGCTCAGCGGTTTCCCCTCGGAATGGTGCAATGACTGGAATCCGACCTCCGAGGCCATGACAGTCAATCGCGAGCGTATCCGGGAGCGGCTGGCTGGAACAGCGCGCCGAGACGCCGGTCACGCGGCCGATGATTCGCCCGCCTTGCATTCACTGCAATGCTGCGATGCAACATTGTCGCTATTAAATCAGCCGGAATGA
- a CDS encoding transglycosylase domain-containing protein, producing the protein MASRNSGQRIEPSFGGDYDDDDDLRVDASDRVSGSGRKATRARPSGKGGRETRSRRSRGGGSGGGFFAPLRRLAYWCVVLGIWGAIGVGGLVLYYGARMPSATSWSIPERPPNVKILAVNGDIVANRGATGGEALALEDMSPYIPQAVIAIEDRRFYSHFGVDPLGLARAMLTNLTSGRMVQGGSTLTQQLAKNLFLSPERTLERKVQEVLLAFWLEQKYTKDQILAMYLNRVFFGSNAYGVEAASRRYFNKSARDVNLGEAAVLAGLLKAPSRLSPARDPQAAEARAQVVLGAMREEGFISDAEIKTAMSQTPTRAKSFWSGAEHYVADMVMDQLPGMIGEIKQDLIVDTTIDLTLEKKAEEVIAATLDGEGGKLNASQAALVSIDGTGAIRALVGGRDYAESQFDRASKAKRQPGSAFKPFVYAAALEIGRSPMSVRNDAPVRIGNWTPENYDQKYRGEVTLADALANSLNTIAAQLVMEVGPPNVVKLAHRLGIDSEMQANASIALGTSEITLVELTSSYAPFMNGGFKATPHVIRRISTADGTVLYENTYDNPPRVLDPAIVSEMNRMMVRVLTDGTGKKARLPDWEAAGKTGTTQSFRDALFVGYTSNFTTGVWFGNDDGKSMKKVTGGGLPAKAWHDFMVAAHQGLSPSPLFGTTGVQPVFDETGPVAGGEALPDRFGDPAAFPERPATMDGAVAADQSRPMEEPAGGPIPPAGVGETTGATRRTTLFELLTGG; encoded by the coding sequence ATGGCGAGCAGAAACTCAGGGCAGCGGATCGAGCCTTCCTTCGGCGGCGACTACGATGACGACGACGATCTGCGGGTCGATGCGAGCGATCGCGTCAGCGGCAGCGGACGCAAGGCCACGCGTGCACGGCCGAGCGGCAAGGGCGGCCGCGAAACGCGCAGCCGGCGCAGCCGCGGCGGCGGGTCCGGCGGCGGCTTTTTCGCCCCGCTGCGGCGGCTTGCCTATTGGTGCGTCGTGCTCGGCATCTGGGGGGCGATCGGCGTCGGCGGGCTGGTGCTCTATTACGGCGCGCGCATGCCGAGCGCGACGAGCTGGTCGATCCCGGAACGGCCGCCGAACGTCAAGATCCTTGCCGTCAACGGCGACATCGTCGCCAATCGCGGCGCCACCGGCGGCGAGGCGCTGGCGCTCGAGGACATGTCGCCTTACATCCCGCAGGCGGTGATCGCCATCGAGGACCGCCGCTTCTATTCGCATTTCGGCGTCGACCCGCTCGGGCTGGCGCGCGCCATGCTGACCAATCTGACGAGCGGCCGCATGGTTCAAGGCGGCTCGACGCTGACGCAGCAGCTTGCCAAGAACCTGTTCCTCTCGCCGGAGCGGACGCTCGAGCGAAAGGTGCAGGAGGTGCTGCTCGCCTTCTGGCTGGAGCAGAAATACACCAAGGACCAGATCCTGGCGATGTATCTCAACCGCGTCTTCTTCGGCTCCAACGCCTATGGCGTCGAGGCAGCGTCGCGGCGCTACTTCAACAAGTCGGCGCGCGACGTCAATCTCGGCGAGGCGGCGGTGCTGGCCGGCCTCTTGAAGGCGCCGTCGCGGCTTTCGCCGGCGCGCGACCCTCAAGCCGCCGAAGCGCGCGCCCAGGTGGTGCTCGGCGCCATGCGCGAGGAAGGCTTCATCAGCGATGCCGAGATCAAGACGGCGATGTCGCAGACGCCGACCCGGGCGAAGAGCTTCTGGTCGGGCGCCGAGCATTATGTCGCCGACATGGTGATGGACCAGCTTCCCGGCATGATCGGCGAGATCAAGCAGGACCTGATCGTCGATACCACCATCGATCTGACGCTCGAGAAGAAGGCCGAGGAGGTGATCGCCGCCACCCTCGACGGGGAGGGCGGCAAGCTCAACGCCTCGCAGGCGGCACTCGTGTCGATCGACGGCACCGGCGCGATCCGGGCGCTGGTCGGTGGCCGGGACTATGCGGAGAGCCAGTTCGACCGGGCTTCCAAGGCCAAGCGCCAGCCGGGCTCGGCGTTCAAGCCCTTCGTCTATGCGGCGGCGCTCGAAATCGGCCGCAGCCCCATGTCGGTCAGGAACGACGCGCCGGTCAGGATCGGCAATTGGACGCCGGAGAACTACGACCAGAAATATCGCGGCGAGGTGACCCTTGCCGATGCGCTGGCCAATTCGCTGAACACCATCGCCGCCCAGCTCGTCATGGAGGTGGGACCGCCGAACGTCGTCAAGCTCGCGCATCGCCTCGGGATCGATTCCGAAATGCAGGCCAATGCATCGATCGCGCTTGGCACGTCCGAGATCACGCTCGTCGAGCTCACTTCCTCCTACGCACCCTTCATGAATGGCGGCTTCAAGGCGACCCCGCATGTCATCCGCCGCATCTCCACCGCCGACGGCACGGTGCTCTACGAAAACACCTATGACAACCCGCCGCGCGTGCTCGACCCGGCGATCGTCAGCGAGATGAACCGGATGATGGTGCGGGTGCTGACCGACGGCACCGGCAAGAAGGCGCGGCTGCCCGACTGGGAGGCGGCCGGCAAGACCGGCACGACGCAATCCTTCCGCGACGCGCTCTTCGTCGGCTATACGTCGAATTTCACCACCGGCGTCTGGTTCGGCAATGACGACGGCAAGTCGATGAAGAAGGTGACCGGCGGCGGGCTGCCGGCCAAGGCCTGGCACGATTTCATGGTCGCCGCCCATCAGGGACTTTCGCCTTCGCCGCTGTTCGGCACGACCGGTGTCCAGCCGGTCTTCGACGAGACCGGCCCCGTCGCCGGCGGCGAGGCCCTGCCTGACCGCTTTGGTGATCCCGCAGCCTTTCCGGAACGGCCAGCGACAATGGACGGTGCAGTCGCCGCCGATCAGTCCCGCCCGATGGAAGAGCCGGCGGGCGGCCCCATCCCGCCGGCAGGCGTCGGAGAGACGACCGGCGCGACCCGGCGTACCACGCTTTTCGAGCTCCTGACCGGGGGTTGA
- a CDS encoding MarR family winged helix-turn-helix transcriptional regulator translates to MAFDRMDSATYLASLLARSFSRALQQRAQKLGFAPGQFPILLELWAVDGLTQKQLLDRLDIEQATMANTLARMERDGLVIRRKHPNDRRSQQIFLTEQARGMEAAAKEAALAAEQSLLSGFRRFEKELMLEYMRMALANAARSGDAS, encoded by the coding sequence ATGGCCTTCGATCGTATGGACTCCGCGACATATCTGGCCAGCCTGCTGGCAAGGAGCTTCTCGCGCGCGCTGCAGCAGCGGGCACAGAAGCTCGGTTTCGCCCCGGGGCAGTTTCCCATTCTGCTGGAACTGTGGGCCGTAGACGGGCTGACTCAGAAGCAGCTTCTCGACCGCCTCGACATCGAACAGGCGACCATGGCCAATACGCTCGCCCGGATGGAGCGCGACGGACTCGTCATCCGCCGCAAGCATCCGAACGACCGGCGCTCGCAGCAGATCTTCCTGACGGAGCAGGCCCGGGGCATGGAGGCGGCGGCGAAGGAGGCGGCACTGGCGGCGGAGCAATCCCTGCTCTCCGGTTTCCGGCGCTTCGAGAAGGAGCTCATGCTCGAATATATGCGCATGGCGCTCGCCAATGCGGCGCGCAGCGGCGACGCCTCCTGA
- a CDS encoding DMT family transporter: MGSKANGYVFALLAIVIFSIQDGLSKHLGSNYPPVFVAMIRYWAFAAFAVTLAWRSPAGLRATAVTKRPLLQISRGVLLPAQIVVVITAFTVVGLAHSQAILAATPIFVALLSMPLLGERVGWRRWSAITAGLVGVLLILKPGEGTFDVDFLLPLAGALMFAVYAITTRLVSREDSAMTSFFYTGVVGAAAISLVGPFFWATLSGPDWVWMILLCVTGSLSHYFLIRAYDLLDAVAVQPLTYLQLVFASIMGVTIFGETLTANMILGSLLVAAAGIFTVWRERVVARRKAGLPPA; encoded by the coding sequence ATGGGATCCAAGGCTAACGGCTACGTCTTCGCGCTGCTGGCGATCGTCATCTTCTCGATCCAGGACGGGCTTTCCAAACATCTCGGCTCCAACTATCCGCCGGTCTTCGTGGCGATGATCCGCTACTGGGCCTTTGCCGCCTTTGCCGTCACGCTGGCGTGGCGGTCGCCGGCAGGGCTCCGCGCCACCGCGGTGACGAAGAGGCCGCTGCTGCAAATATCGCGCGGCGTGCTGCTGCCGGCGCAGATCGTCGTGGTGATCACCGCCTTCACGGTCGTGGGCCTTGCCCATTCGCAGGCAATCCTGGCGGCCACGCCGATCTTCGTCGCCTTGCTGTCGATGCCGCTTCTCGGCGAGCGCGTCGGCTGGCGCCGCTGGTCGGCGATAACGGCCGGCCTCGTCGGCGTACTCTTGATCCTGAAGCCGGGAGAGGGAACGTTCGACGTCGATTTCCTCTTGCCGCTCGCCGGGGCGCTGATGTTCGCGGTCTATGCGATCACGACGCGGCTCGTCAGCCGCGAGGATTCGGCGATGACCAGCTTCTTCTACACCGGCGTCGTCGGCGCCGCGGCGATCAGCCTCGTCGGCCCGTTCTTCTGGGCGACGCTGTCCGGTCCGGACTGGGTGTGGATGATCCTCCTCTGCGTCACCGGCAGCCTGAGCCACTATTTCCTCATCCGCGCCTACGACCTGCTCGATGCGGTGGCGGTGCAGCCGCTCACCTATCTGCAGCTCGTCTTCGCCTCGATCATGGGTGTGACGATCTTCGGAGAGACCCTGACGGCGAACATGATCCTCGGATCGCTGCTGGTAGCGGCGGCCGGCATCTTCACCGTCTGGCGCGAGCGGGTGGTCGCAAGGCGCAAGGCGGGACTGCCGCCGGCATAG
- a CDS encoding M20/M25/M40 family metallo-hydrolase, with translation MMADITPVLERADANLPESLERLFDLVRIQSISTDPAFKAECRRAAEWLVAELQALGFEAAVRDTPGHPMVVAHHAAAKASAPHLLFYGHYDVQPVDPLNLWEAPPFEPGIKELEPGRKVITGRGTSDDKGQLMTFVEAVRAYKETQGALPCRITILFEGEEESGSPSLKPFLEANAAELKADYALICDTGMWDRETPAISAGLRGLVGEEIIVKAADRDLHSGLFGGAAANPIHILTDILAGLHDKTGRVTLDNFYDGVEETPAEIKASWEMLGRTAEKFLGDVGLSIPSGENGRSVLELTWARPTAEVNGITGGYTGEGFKTVIAAQASAKVSFRLVGDQDPAKIRESFRAYVRSKIPADCSVEFHGHGASPAIHLPYDSALLTTAKTALSAEWPKPAIVVGMGGSIPIVGDFQKMLGMESLLVGFGLADDRIHSPNEKYELTSFHKGIRSWIRILDALAA, from the coding sequence ATGATGGCAGACATCACCCCCGTGCTCGAGCGCGCCGACGCAAACCTTCCTGAGAGCCTTGAGCGGCTATTCGATCTCGTCCGCATCCAGTCCATCTCGACCGACCCCGCCTTCAAGGCCGAGTGCCGCAGGGCGGCCGAATGGCTGGTGGCCGAACTCCAAGCTCTCGGCTTCGAAGCCGCGGTGCGCGACACGCCCGGCCATCCGATGGTGGTCGCCCATCATGCCGCCGCGAAAGCGAGCGCCCCGCATCTGCTCTTCTACGGCCACTACGACGTCCAGCCGGTCGATCCGCTCAACCTCTGGGAGGCTCCTCCCTTCGAGCCGGGGATCAAGGAACTCGAGCCCGGCCGGAAAGTGATCACCGGTCGCGGCACCTCCGACGACAAGGGGCAGCTTATGACCTTCGTCGAGGCAGTGCGAGCCTACAAGGAGACGCAGGGGGCGCTTCCCTGCCGCATCACCATTCTCTTCGAAGGCGAAGAGGAATCCGGCTCGCCCTCGCTGAAACCCTTCCTCGAGGCGAATGCCGCCGAGCTCAAGGCCGACTATGCGCTGATCTGCGACACCGGCATGTGGGACCGCGAGACGCCGGCGATCTCGGCGGGCCTGCGCGGTCTCGTGGGCGAAGAGATCATCGTCAAGGCGGCGGACCGCGACCTGCACTCGGGCCTTTTCGGCGGGGCCGCGGCCAACCCGATCCACATTCTCACCGACATCTTGGCCGGATTGCACGACAAAACCGGCCGCGTGACACTCGACAATTTCTATGACGGCGTCGAGGAGACGCCGGCCGAGATCAAGGCGAGCTGGGAAATGCTCGGCCGCACGGCGGAGAAATTTCTTGGCGATGTCGGTCTTTCCATTCCCTCCGGCGAGAACGGGCGCTCGGTGCTGGAACTGACCTGGGCGCGCCCGACTGCGGAGGTCAACGGCATCACCGGCGGATATACCGGCGAAGGCTTCAAGACGGTGATCGCCGCGCAAGCCTCCGCCAAGGTCTCCTTCCGCCTCGTCGGCGACCAGGATCCGGCAAAGATTCGCGAGAGCTTCCGCGCCTATGTCCGCTCGAAGATTCCTGCGGACTGCTCGGTCGAGTTCCACGGCCATGGTGCTTCGCCGGCTATCCATCTTCCCTACGACTCGGCGCTTCTCACCACCGCCAAGACGGCGCTCTCCGCCGAATGGCCGAAGCCGGCGATCGTCGTCGGCATGGGCGGCTCCATCCCGATCGTCGGCGACTTCCAGAAGATGCTCGGCATGGAATCGCTGCTCGTCGGCTTCGGCCTCGCCGACGACCGCATCCACTCGCCCAACGAGAAGTACGAGCTGACATCCTTCCACAAAGGCATTCGCTCCTGGATCCGCATCCTTGATGCGCTTGCGGCATGA
- a CDS encoding lysylphosphatidylglycerol synthase transmembrane domain-containing protein: MTRLKAYFWPAVGLAAIVFSVRALVHELRGLSLNEFIVSFQAISIGSWSLAIGSTLVAYAALAAYDKLALDHLGHRISIWFITLCSFTTYALSHNLGASVFSGAVVRYRAYRSKGLTPGEIGILVAFCSFTFTLGTLMLSAIVLLAKPDIIERFAEVLPIEMSLTTGGLLLTFIGLYILGSLVGLRPLRTRWFQLHYPRPAIVLRQLVIAPVELLGAAGIIYFALPEAGNPGYVVVLGIFLASFSAALLSHAPGGLGVLELVFIAALPEMDPADVLAALAIFRLLYLLIPFVLALVIIFVFEHSRFLEQRDAKGRS, encoded by the coding sequence ATGACACGGCTAAAGGCATATTTCTGGCCCGCCGTGGGGCTGGCGGCAATCGTTTTTTCGGTGCGTGCGCTGGTCCATGAACTGCGTGGACTTTCACTGAACGAGTTCATTGTCAGTTTCCAAGCGATCTCGATCGGAAGCTGGTCGCTGGCCATAGGCTCGACCCTCGTCGCCTATGCGGCCCTTGCCGCCTATGACAAGCTGGCGCTCGACCATCTCGGCCACCGCATCTCGATCTGGTTCATCACGCTCTGCTCGTTCACGACCTATGCGCTGTCGCACAATCTCGGCGCCTCGGTGTTCTCCGGCGCCGTGGTGCGCTATCGCGCCTACCGTTCCAAGGGGCTGACGCCCGGCGAGATCGGCATTCTCGTCGCCTTCTGCTCCTTCACGTTCACCCTCGGCACGCTGATGCTGTCGGCAATCGTGCTGCTCGCCAAGCCGGACATCATCGAACGCTTTGCCGAGGTGCTGCCGATCGAGATGTCGCTGACGACGGGCGGCCTGCTCCTGACGTTTATCGGTCTTTACATCCTCGGGAGCCTGGTAGGGCTTCGGCCGCTGCGCACCCGATGGTTCCAGCTTCACTACCCGCGGCCGGCGATCGTGCTCCGGCAACTGGTGATCGCCCCGGTCGAACTGCTGGGCGCCGCCGGCATCATTTACTTCGCGCTGCCGGAAGCCGGCAATCCCGGCTATGTCGTCGTTCTCGGCATCTTCCTCGCCTCCTTCTCGGCGGCGCTGCTCTCCCACGCGCCGGGGGGGCTCGGCGTGCTCGAACTCGTCTTCATCGCCGCACTGCCCGAGATGGATCCGGCCGACGTGCTGGCGGCGCTGGCAATCTTTCGGCTGCTTTATCTTTTGATCCCGTTCGTCTTGGCGCTTGTCATCATCTTCGTCTTCGAGCATTCGCGCTTTCTGGAGCAGCGGGACGCGAAGGGTCGTAGCTGA
- the dnaK gene encoding molecular chaperone DnaK: protein MAKVIGIDLGTTNSCVAVMDGKDAKVIENAEGARTTPSMVAFSDDGERLVGQPAKRQAVTNPENTLFAIKRLIGRTFEDPTTQKDKGMVPYKIVKADNGDAWVEAHGKSYSPSQISAMILQKMKETAESYLGEKVEKAVITVPAYFNDAQRQATKDAGKIAGLDVLRIINEPTAAALAYGLDKKEGKTIAVYDLGGGTFDISVLEIGDGVFEVKSTNGDTFLGGEDFDMRLVEYLAAEFKKEQGIDLKNDKLALQRLKEAAEKAKIELSSSQQTEINLPFITADASGPKHLTMKLSRSKFESLVEDLIQKTIAPCKAALKDAGVSAAEIDEVVLVGGMTRMPKVQETVKQLFGKEPHKGVNPDEVVAMGAAIQAGVLQGDVKDVLLLDVTPLSLGIETLGGVFTRLIERNTTIPTKKSQVFSTADDNQSAVTIRVSQGEREMAADNKLLGQFDLVGIPPAPRGMPQIEVTFDIDANGIVQVSAKDKGTGKEHQIRIQASGGLSDADIEKMVKDAEANAEADKKRREAVEAKNQAESLIHSSEKSLKEYGDKVSETDRKAISDAIAALKTAVEASEPDAEDIKAKTNTLMEVSMKLGQAIYEAQQAEAAHADAAADAKRDGDDVVDADYEEVKDEDDRKRSA, encoded by the coding sequence ATGGCTAAAGTTATTGGTATCGACCTCGGAACGACCAACTCCTGCGTCGCCGTGATGGACGGCAAGGACGCGAAGGTAATCGAAAACGCCGAAGGCGCACGCACAACCCCGTCTATGGTGGCTTTTTCCGACGACGGCGAACGTCTCGTCGGCCAGCCGGCCAAGCGCCAGGCGGTCACCAACCCCGAAAACACCCTTTTTGCGATCAAGCGCCTGATCGGCCGCACCTTCGAGGATCCGACCACCCAGAAGGACAAGGGGATGGTCCCCTACAAGATCGTCAAGGCCGACAATGGCGACGCCTGGGTCGAGGCGCACGGCAAGAGCTATTCCCCGTCGCAGATCTCCGCGATGATCCTTCAGAAGATGAAGGAAACCGCCGAATCCTATCTTGGCGAGAAGGTCGAGAAGGCCGTCATCACCGTCCCGGCCTATTTCAACGACGCCCAGCGCCAGGCCACCAAGGACGCCGGCAAGATCGCCGGCCTCGACGTGCTGCGCATCATCAACGAGCCGACCGCGGCAGCACTCGCCTACGGCCTCGACAAGAAGGAAGGCAAGACGATCGCCGTCTACGACCTCGGCGGCGGCACCTTCGATATTTCCGTGCTTGAAATCGGCGACGGCGTCTTCGAGGTGAAGTCCACCAACGGCGACACCTTCCTCGGCGGTGAAGACTTCGACATGCGTCTCGTCGAGTACCTGGCTGCCGAGTTCAAGAAGGAACAGGGCATCGACCTCAAGAACGACAAGCTCGCACTGCAGCGCCTCAAGGAAGCTGCCGAAAAGGCGAAGATCGAGCTGTCGTCCTCGCAGCAGACCGAGATCAACCTGCCGTTCATCACCGCCGATGCGTCCGGTCCGAAGCACCTGACGATGAAGCTGTCGCGCTCCAAGTTCGAGAGCCTGGTCGAGGACCTGATCCAGAAGACCATCGCGCCGTGCAAGGCGGCCCTCAAGGATGCCGGTGTGTCGGCTGCCGAGATCGACGAAGTCGTTCTCGTCGGCGGCATGACCCGCATGCCGAAGGTCCAGGAAACCGTGAAGCAGCTCTTCGGCAAGGAGCCGCACAAGGGCGTCAACCCGGATGAGGTGGTCGCCATGGGCGCTGCCATCCAGGCCGGCGTGCTGCAGGGCGACGTCAAGGACGTGCTGCTCCTCGACGTGACGCCGCTGTCGCTCGGCATCGAAACGCTCGGCGGCGTCTTCACCCGCCTGATCGAGCGCAACACGACGATCCCGACCAAGAAGAGCCAGGTCTTCTCGACCGCCGACGACAACCAGTCCGCCGTGACGATCCGCGTCTCGCAGGGCGAGCGTGAGATGGCGGCCGACAACAAGCTGCTCGGCCAGTTCGACCTCGTCGGCATTCCGCCGGCACCGCGCGGCATGCCGCAGATCGAAGTGACCTTCGACATCGACGCCAACGGCATCGTCCAGGTTTCGGCCAAGGACAAGGGCACCGGCAAGGAGCACCAGATCCGCATCCAGGCCTCGGGCGGCCTTTCCGACGCCGACATTGAGAAGATGGTCAAGGACGCCGAGGCCAATGCCGAGGCCGACAAGAAGCGCCGCGAAGCGGTCGAAGCCAAGAACCAGGCCGAAAGCCTGATCCATTCTTCCGAGAAGTCGCTGAAGGAATATGGCGACAAGGTTTCGGAGACGGATCGCAAGGCGATCAGCGACGCGATCGCGGCGCTGAAGACCGCCGTCGAAGCGTCCGAGCCGGACGCCGAGGACATCAAGGCGAAGACCAACACGCTCATGGAAGTCTCCATGAAGCTCGGCCAGGCGATCTATGAAGCCCAGCAGGCCGAAGCGGCGCACGCGGATGCGGCCGCCGACGCCAAGCGCGACGGCGACGATGTCGTCGATGCCGATTACGAGGAAGTCAAGGACGAGGACGACCGCAAGCGGTCGGCATAA